One genomic region from Marmota flaviventris isolate mMarFla1 chromosome 6, mMarFla1.hap1, whole genome shotgun sequence encodes:
- the Abt1 gene encoding activator of basal transcription 1 — protein sequence MEAEEAEATSEEGPLDAPNPKTEAEEEPEEREEAACSQKRVVPGIVYLGHVPPRFRPLHVRNLLSAYGEVGRVFFQAEDQFVRRKKKAAAASGGKKRSRYSKDYTEGWVEFRDKRVAKRVAASLHNTPMGTRRRSPFRYDLWNLKYLHRFTWSHLSEHLAFERQVRRQRLRAEVAQAKRETDFYLRSVERGQRFLAADGDPTRPDGSWAFAQRPTEQELRARKAARPGGRERARLATVQDQARSNRGLLARIFGAPPPSDSTEEPSRARDS from the exons atggaggctgaggaggctgaggcaacttCGGAGGAAGGGCCGTTGGACGCGCCAAACCCGAAAACAGAGGCGGAGGAGGAGCCGGAGGAACGCGAAGAAGCAGCTTGCAGCCAGAAGCGGGTGGTGCCGGGCATCGTGTACTTGGGCCACGTTCCGCCGCGCTTCCGGCCCCTGCACGTCCGCAACCTGCTCAGCGCCTATGGCGAGGTCGGGCGCGTTTTCTTCCAGGCGGAGG ACCAGTTCGTGAGACGCAAGAAGAAGGCGGCGGCAGCCTCCGGAGGGAAGAAGCGGTCCAGGTACAGCAAGGACTACACCGAGGGCTGGGTGGAGTTCCGCGACAAGCGCGTGGCCAAGCGGGTGGCGGCCAGCCTGCACAACACTCCCATGGGCACCCGCCGGCGCAGCCCCTTCCGGTACGACCTGTGGAACCTCAAG TACCTGCACCGGTTTACCTGGTCCCACCTCAGTGAACACCTGGCCTTTGAGCGCCAGGTGCGACGCCAGCGCCTGAGAGCAGAGGTGGCCCAGGCCAAGCGCGAGACGGACTTCTATCTCCGGAGTGTGGAGCGGGGACAGCGCTTCCTTGCCGCCGACGGGGATCCTACCCGCCCCGACGGCTCCTGGGCGTTTGCCCAGCGACCCACGGAACAGGAGCTGAGGGCGCGCAAAGCCGCGCGGCCAGGGGGGCGTGAACGGGCCCGCCTGGCCACAGTCCAGGACCAGGCCCGCTCCAACCGAGGCCTCCTTGCCAGAATCTTTGGAGCCCCACCACCCTCGGACAGTACGGAGGAACCTTCCCGGGCCAGGGACTCGTGA